A DNA window from Theobroma cacao cultivar B97-61/B2 chromosome 5, Criollo_cocoa_genome_V2, whole genome shotgun sequence contains the following coding sequences:
- the LOC18598903 gene encoding uncharacterized protein LOC18598903, which produces MDAEDWESCSDNEIYLQDRNEDDGEESYYSSGFLSKLQFRKDISKARWINDLAMAEVVEKKGKMWVTMGIVRSGKTYCLIEETLFLIEIGALHLLDENGICLSLKEVYEKLSDESGCYWELFEVYRHLKSLGYIVGRHGIPWSVKGLKIKTGTCSLQGSEERNELLEMEPKDTSIIIDLFDNMQINEVSPAFDVYLPNSRFRKSSPGDPSFFLYLSRGNPPSKVEIEALERKQGVVPLKFCHVENGRVSFFSFDRVELAVLP; this is translated from the exons ATGGATGCCGAGGATTGGGAAAGTTGTTCTGACAATGAGATCTATCTGCAAGACAGAAACGAGGATGATGGTGAAGAGAGTTACTACTCATCTGGTTTTTTATCCAAATTACAATTTAG GAAAGATATTTCAAAGGCCCGATGGATTAATGATTTGGCTATGGCTGAAGTTGTTGAAAAGAAGGGTAAGATGTGGGTGACTATGGGGATAGTTCGTAGTGGCAAGACATATTGCCTCATTGAGGAAACTCT GTTTTTGATTGAAATAGGGGCATTGCATCTTTTGGATGAAAATGGTATATGTCTTTCCTTAAAAGAAGTATATGAGAAGCTTTCAGATGAAAGTGGGTGCTATTGGGAGCTTTTTGAGGTTTATAGACACCTCAAGTCTCTTGGTTATATAGTTGGGCGTCACGGTATCCCTTGGTCTGTGAAGGGTCTAAAGATCAAAACTGGAACCTGTTCACTTCAGGGCAGTGAAGAGAGAAATGAGTTGCTAGAAATGGAGCCTAAAGACACGAGTATCATCATTGATTTGTTCGATAATATGCAGATTAATGAAGTGAGTCCAGCTTTTGATGTTTATCTTCCAAACAGCAGGTTTAGAAAGTCTTCTCCGGGTGATCCAAGTTTTTTCCTGTACTTAAGTAG GGGCAATCCACCATCCAAAGTAGAAATTGAGGCCCTTGAGAGGAAGCAGGGTGTCGTCCCTTTGAAGTTTTGTCATGTAGAGAATGGGCGTGTTAGTTTCTTCTCCTTTGATAGGGTGGAGCTTGCTGTCTTACCTTAA
- the LOC18598901 gene encoding zeatin O-glucosyltransferase yields the protein MANHTSHQSYGSINHKQAPVAVIVVPFPGQSHLNQLLQLSCLLSSHKIPVHYVCSNIHNRQVKLRAHGLNSSQISMLTFHDLAIPPFISPPPNPRATTKFPTHLQPSFEAYLHLRHPVGALVSELSQSAERIIIIHDSVIASIIQDAASIPNAEIYAFQSISPFTLFYNIWEARGKPFQLEAEVAEIQNKLPSLDGCFSSEFVNFVTYQYQFMNFQAGELYNTCRLIDGTYINLLAKLQTNVNRKQWAIGPLNPLKIHEHSNPTRRHKCLEWLDKQTPKSVLYICFGSSTSMPDDQINELAIGLEQSKTKFIWVLRDADKGDISTEVRQLKLPEAFEARTERSGMVLRDWAPQLEILGHPSTGGFMSHCGWNSCMESISMGVPIAAWPMHSDQPRNTVLVTQVLQIGLVVKDRQRMEDKVTSSDIKEAVRRLMASKEGETMRKRAEELGEAVREQSAAQGGVSRVELESFIAHITS from the coding sequence ATGGCCAACCACACCAGCCATCAAAGCTATGGTTCAATCAACCATAAGCAAGCCCCAGTTGCTGTGATCGTTGTGCCTTTCCCTGGCCAGAGCCATCTGAACCAGCTTCTCCAACTATCCTGCCTCCTTTCTTCCCACAAAATTCCAGTCCATTATGTCTGCTCCAACATCCACAACCGTCAGGTCAAGCTTCGCGCACATGGCTTAAATTCTTCCCAAATTTCAATGTTAACATTCCATGACTTAGCAATCCCTCCTTTCATTTCTCCCCCACCCAATCCAAGGGCCACAACCAAGTTCCCTACTCATCTGCAGCCATCCTTTGAAGCCTATTTGCACCTTCGCCACCCCGTTGGTGCACTTGTAAGTGAACTTTCTCAATCAGCCGAAAGAATAATCATTATCCATGACAGTGTAATCGCTTCCATAATCCAGGATGCTGCTTCTATACCTAATGCAGAAATTTATGCTTTCCAAAGCATCTCTCCCTTCACTTTGTTCTACAACATCTGGGAAGCCAGGGGGAAACCTTTCCAACTAGAAGCTGAAGTAGCTGAAATACAAAACAAGCTCCCATCCCTTGACGGTTGCTTCAGCTCTGAGTTCGTAAATTTTGTGACTTACCAATACCAATTCATGAATTTTCAAGCTGGAGAACTCTATAACACCTGCAGATTGATTGATGGTACTTACATTAACCTTCTAGCAAAACTACAGACCAATGTGAACAGAAAACAATGGGCCATTGGCCCATTAAACCCTCTAAAGATCCATGAGCACAGCAATCCAACTAGACGTCACAAATGCTTGGAGTGGCTCGACAAACAAACACCAAAATCTGTACTATACATTTGTTTTGGAAGCTCAACTTCCATGCCCGATGACCAGATAAATGAACTTGCAATCGGGTTAGAACAAAGCAAGACAAAGTTCATTTGGGTATTGAGAGATGCTGATAAAGGAGACATTTCCACGGAAGTTAGGCAACTCAAACTTCCTGAAGCGTTTGAGGCAAGAACAGAGAGATCAGGAATGGTTTTGAGAGACTGGGCGCCCCAGCTTGAAATTTTGGGGCATCCATCTACTGGTGGATTCATGAGTCATTGCGGATGGAATTCGTGCATGGAGAGTATCAGCATGGGAGTACCTATTGCGGCGTGGCCTATGCATTCAGACCAACCGAGGAACACTGTTTTAGTGACACAAGTGTTGCAAATCGGCCTGGTTGTTAAGGATCGGCAAAGGATGGAGGACAAGGTGACATCTTCTGACATCAAGGAAGCTGTAAGGAGATTGATGGCCTCGAAGGAAGGGGAAACAATGAGGAAAAGGGCAGAGGAACTAGGAGAAGCTGTCCGGGAACAGTCTGCTGCTCAAGGTGGAGTTTCTCGTGTAGAATTGGAATCTTTTATTGCTCATATAACTAGTTAG